GCATGCGTTGAAGCTAGACCAATTAGGCTCGCAAGTAGAACTTTTTTCATTTGTATAACTCCGTTTATATCTGTGATTTTCGCTAACCTGGGCTAGCATTCTGTTTTATTATCAGTGTTTTTTAATCTGTTTGATTAATGTTTTAAATAGTCAGCAAAAGCTTGTGATTGTGGTTGAGTAAAGTGCGAATGATCGCCATATTCCACCACGTGGCCTTTCTCTAAATAGAGAAGATGACTGGCTACTTTTTTAGCAAAATCAACTTCGTGAGTCACGATAATTTGCGTGATCCCAGTTTTGCTCAAATCTTTAATAATGTTGACCACTTGAGAGGTGATTTCAGGGTCAAGCGCCGCGGTAGGCTCATCGAACAGTAATACTTCAGGTTTCATCATTAACGCGCGTGCAATCGCAACGCGTTGTTGCTGACCACCGGAAAGCTGTAGAGACCAAGCATCGGCTTTATCGGCTAATTGCAGCTTAGTTAAAATCTGCATCGCTTCTTGTTTGGCTTGCTCTTTTTGCATACCTGCGACTTTAACCGGAGCTTCAATTAAGTTATCCAACACACTCATGTGCGGCCATAAGTTATATTGCTGAAAAACC
The Vibrio gangliei genome window above contains:
- the artP gene encoding arginine ABC transporter ATP-binding protein ArtP, whose translation is MTIQINDINKFYGSNQVLHDVSFSCDAGDTLVLLGPSGAGKSSLLRVLNLLEMPDSGTLTIADKSFNFSDDISEKQGMALRKKVGMVFQQYNLWPHMSVLDNLIEAPVKVAGMQKEQAKQEAMQILTKLQLADKADAWSLQLSGGQQQRVAIARALMMKPEVLLFDEPTAALDPEITSQVVNIIKDLSKTGITQIIVTHEVDFAKKVASHLLYLEKGHVVEYGDHSHFTQPQSQAFADYLKH